The following are encoded in a window of Algiphilus aromaticivorans DG1253 genomic DNA:
- a CDS encoding FkbM family methyltransferase — MYEFTAPLRRGVPVRTRKIAKFELYRALHMAGFRPSPSLRGLSEKFDGFLLPAYRKGFFIEAGGNDGFSQSNTYHLEKYYGWNGLLIEPVPWLADLAEKFRNATVERVALGRAGTAESTIRITEDDLKSKAFVEGQSGGLEVPVRPLSEILNEKKVFECDFFSLDVEGFECEVLSGVDFESCKFHNILIETSDIGSLPIPWSMFEKPLQLTHHDYLLVGKKD; from the coding sequence ATGTACGAATTTACTGCACCCCTTCGGCGAGGCGTTCCTGTTCGAACGAGAAAGATTGCAAAGTTCGAGTTGTATCGCGCCCTTCATATGGCAGGGTTCAGGCCGTCACCTTCTCTTCGAGGGCTTTCTGAGAAATTCGATGGATTCCTGCTGCCTGCTTATCGAAAAGGGTTTTTTATAGAAGCTGGTGGCAACGATGGCTTTAGCCAGTCTAATACTTATCACCTCGAGAAGTATTACGGTTGGAACGGTCTCCTTATAGAGCCTGTACCGTGGCTCGCGGATCTCGCAGAGAAATTCAGAAATGCTACAGTTGAGCGGGTAGCACTCGGACGGGCGGGGACGGCGGAGTCAACTATCCGCATTACAGAAGATGATCTGAAGAGTAAGGCGTTTGTTGAAGGGCAGTCGGGCGGTTTAGAAGTGCCAGTCCGGCCGTTATCCGAAATCCTCAATGAAAAAAAAGTTTTCGAATGCGATTTTTTCTCGCTCGATGTTGAGGGCTTTGAATGTGAAGTTCTCTCTGGGGTGGATTTCGAGAGCTGCAAGTTCCACAATATTCTTATAGAGACTAGTGATATTGGTTCTTTGCCTATTCCATGGTCCATGTTTGAGAAGCCTTTGCAACTCACCCATCACGATTATCTGCTCGTCGGAAAAAAGGATTGA
- a CDS encoding sulfotransferase domain-containing protein: MIDYESYSDFLKPPGTRPFFVVRDPRDLVISRYYSARYSHPDNKGILEVRKVLESMSEEDGIIYTIRERFEPIAVRINSWYEAGEIEGVPIVRFEALTGEKQVTVWTGLLDRLGMTVGPDVVEKVLSFYSMKNMRPPGTNKSIKSAKYRSGESGEWREHFTPAVSDAFYSLYGDLPSKLGYE; this comes from the coding sequence ATGATCGACTATGAGAGCTATAGCGATTTCCTGAAGCCGCCGGGAACGCGGCCATTTTTTGTCGTGAGGGATCCTCGCGATCTTGTTATCTCAAGATATTATTCGGCTCGTTATTCTCATCCGGACAATAAAGGTATTTTAGAGGTAAGAAAAGTGCTCGAATCGATGAGCGAGGAAGACGGTATAATTTATACCATTCGAGAGCGGTTTGAGCCCATTGCAGTCCGTATCAATAGCTGGTATGAGGCTGGAGAAATAGAGGGTGTTCCAATCGTGCGCTTCGAAGCTCTCACTGGGGAAAAGCAAGTGACGGTTTGGACTGGACTGCTAGACCGCCTTGGTATGACTGTGGGCCCTGATGTTGTAGAAAAGGTTCTTTCATTTTACAGCATGAAAAATATGCGTCCGCCAGGAACTAATAAGTCTATAAAGTCGGCTAAGTATAGGAGCGGAGAGTCGGGAGAGTGGCGAGAGCATTTCACACCCGCGGTATCAGATGCATTCTATTCGCTTTATGGGGATCTCCCTAGCAAGCTTGGCTATGAGTAG